In the Engystomops pustulosus chromosome 2, aEngPut4.maternal, whole genome shotgun sequence genome, one interval contains:
- the ALG11 gene encoding GDP-Man:Man(3)GlcNAc(2)-PP-Dol alpha-1,2-mannosyltransferase: MAGALCLCGLIRMLTSLFIPALIASVSLSFLLFIFLLGVRLWFAQKKKSSVSIDKDGNKQKVVAFFHPYCNAGGGGERVLWCALRALQKRYKNAVYVVYTGDKDVSGEEILNGAFRRFNIKLSYPVKFVFLQRRYLVEDRLYPHFTLLGQSLGSILLGWEALVKCVPDIYIDSMGYAFTLPLFKYLGGCRVGCYVHYPTISTDMLSVVRDHTARFNNAAFISNNPVLSRLKLIYYVLFALIYGWVGSCSDMVMVNSTWTFNHVLELWKCSDRISIVYPPCDVQTFLDIELEQGKERKEHSVVSIGQFRPEKDHKLQIRAFSTLLATKTPEERAKLKLILIGGCRNKQDELRVADLKALSADLDVPVEFKVNIPFEELKKHLAEATIGLHTMWNEHFGIGVVECMAAGTIILAHNSGGPKLDIVVPYEGHETGFLADNEESYASAMQHILSLSEERRLQIRQNARRSVSRFSDQEFEGNFISATELLFK; the protein is encoded by the exons ATGGCCGGGGCGCTTTGCCTGTGTGGTCTGATACG cATGCTGACGTCACTCTTCATCCCTGCACTTATCGCCAGCGTCTCTCTCAGCTTCCTGCTGTTTATTTTTCTCCTTGGTGTCCGATTGTGGTTTGCGCAGAAGAAGAAATCATCTGTATCAATAGACAAAGATGGTAACAAGCAGAAAGTAGTGGCCTTCTTTCACCCATACTGCAATGCTGGAGGCGGAGGAGAACGGGTGCTGTGGTGTGCACTGCGGGCATTGCAGAAAAG gTACAAGAATGCAGTCTATGTCGTATACACTGGCGATAAAGACGTCTCCGGAGAAGAGATCCTTAATGGGGCATTCAGAAGATTTAATATAAAGTTATCGTACCCTGTTAAGTTTGTCTTTCTGCAAAGGCGTTATCTGGTAGAAGACAGACTGTACCCGCATTTCACCCTGCTGGGACAGAGTTTGGGCTCCATTCTCCTAGGTTGGGAGGCTCTGGTAAAATGTGTGCCTGATATTTACATTGATTCCATGGGCTATGCATTTACATTACCTTTATTCAAGTACTTGGGGGGCTGTCGTGTGGGCTGCTATGTGCACTACCCCACAATCAGTACAGACATGTTGTCTGTCGTCCGGGACCACACTGCTAGGTTCAATAACGCTGCTTTCATTTCCAATAATCCTGTTCTAAGCAGACTGAAGCTGATTTACTATGTCTTGTTTGCGCTGATATACGGCTGGGTTGGTTCATGCAGCGATATGGTTATGGTGAACTCgacctggacctttaaccatGTGTTGGAATTATGGAAATGCAGCGATCGCATCAGCATTGTCTATCCTCCTTGTGATGTGCAGACATTTTTAGATATTGAGCTGGAACAGGGGAAAGAGAGGAAGGAACACTCTGTAGTGTCCATTGGTCAGTTCAGGCCTGAGAAGGACCACAAACTGCAGATACGGGCGTTTAGCACTTTACTGGCGACAAAGACTCCGGAGGAAAGAGCAAAGCTGAAGCTGATTCTTATCGGGGGCTGTCGTAACAAACAAGATGAGCTTCGTGTAGCAGATCTGAAGGCTCTCAGTGCCGATCTGGATGTTCCTGTGGAGTTTAAGGTTAACATTCCTTTTGAAGAGCTAAAGAAACATCTCGCAGAAGCCACCATTGGTCTCCATACAATGTGGAATGAGCATTTTGGAATTG GAGTGGTTGAGTGCATGGCAGCAGGGACCATCATATTGGCTCATAACTCTGGAGGACCCAAACTGGACATTGTGGTCCCATATGAAGGACATGAGACCGGTTTTCTGGCAGACAATGAGGAGAGCTATGCTTCCGCTATGCAGCACATCCTGTCCTTGTCTGAAGAGCGTAGATTGCAGATCAGGCAGAACGCACGCCGCTCTGTCTCGAGATTCTCGGACCAAGAATTTGAAGGAAATTTTATTTCGGCTACTGAGCTATTATTTAAATAA